From the genome of Pelagicoccus enzymogenes:
TGCTCGCAATGTAAACGAGAAGCGTGCACCAGTTGTCCTCCCTAGTGCGAAATGGGACAAATCGAGCGAGCTTGCCAAGTTAGAGGCTTCGAATGGCTGCAGCGGAGATCTTAGCGGGAGGAGCGATAGGTGATCGTGCTGCGTATTCTGTCTTAAATGACTTATTGGCGAAACGCGGCTACGTCTCTCGATTTGTTAGGCGCGGGATTACGCTAGCTCGCCGCGATTTGCTGATGTATCGATCGCCAGTCGTCCAAGTTGTTGAGCATGATCGAATCATAAATGGGGGTTGCCTCGTCGAGCCTGTTTTTCCTGAGCATTTTGGCGCGAGACTCGGGTCCTTTCTGACGGGTTTCGATCATCTCGTTAACCTTCGCCAGATTCTCCTCGCTCAGGTTTACATTTGGCTGCCGGCGTATCCATTCTTCAAATTGGAGGTAGGTGGGCCGGTGGCTCGATTCGAGAGAAGAGTTTCCTGCGGAACCAGAACGCGAGGTTGACCAGGGCAATCATGACGGGAACTTCCACCAGCGGGCCGATGACTGCCGCAAAGGCGACGCCGGATCCAATGCCGAAGACTGCGACTGCGACCGCGATGGCGAGTTCGAAGTTGTTGCTGGCGGCGGTGAAGCTCAACGCAACGCTTTGGCGGCATTCGGCGCCGACCGCTTTGCCCATGAGAAAGCTGACCACGAACATAATCAGGAAGTAGATCGCCAACGGGACCGCGATGCGCAGCACGTCGAAAGGCAGTTCAAGGATGGTGTCCCCCTTGAAGGTAAACATCAGCACGATGGTGAAGACATGCGCTTGATTCGTTGTTTAAATTTACTGCTGCGAAGCTTCGTCGACGCGTTTTCCGGACGTCTCCGAAGCTCTACTCCCGGACTCGGGTGGGATGAATTCTGTGTTCTGGTAGGGCGGACTGGCCCAGTCCGCCGCGGAGGAATGATCCTGCAACGCGGCTGTCTGAGCCAGACAGCCCTACCATCGCGAATCCTGGATGCAGTTTTAAATACACTTCCCGGACTCTGTTTCTGTTCGCACTGCAAAGGTTTAAGATCAGGCAGCCAACTGAATATTTTAAAAAGAGAATATGCGAAGATTTGGATTAGATCTGGGCCCGTTGTGCGGAAGGAGTCGGTGGGAGTCGGCTTTGAAGGTGTCCGATTGCAGGTTAGGATCTCACCTGATGCTTTTTTCTTGCAGGCATGCTCTTGTGCTCGGGTCTTTCTCACCTCGGATCCGGGGGCGTTTCCTGAGATCTGGACATAAAAAGACCGAAGGCGTCTGTTTTCCTTCGGTTAAAATGGTGGGAGATCCGAGATTGGTTCTTCGCTTCGCTCATCAGGACTTCGTCCCAATGCTGCGCATTGCCCATCTGCGCTTCGCTTCGTCGTTCACGAGTGAAACGAGAAGGCCTGACACTTGGGTCGTTCTCACCTCGGATCCGGGGCGTTTCATAAGATAGGGGCATAAAAAGACCGAAGGCGTTTGTTTCCTTCGGTTAAAATGGTGGGAGATCCGAGATTCGAACTAAGGTTTGATAAACAACGATTTAAATAGATAACAGGTGTTGAGAGGTGTAAAACGTTCTCTGGCCAGCAAGAGGACTAGTCCGCGGGTTTGTAGGCGACTGCGGCGTTTAGGGTATCATTCAGGTAATGATACTGTTCAGAGATGTTAGCGGTCAGCGAGTAGCGATGCCAGAAGACTGAGCTTGAGCTTGGTTCAATTTGAAAATTACTGGTCACTGGAGCTGACCGTAATAGGCCCACCGCCAGTCTTTTTCGGATCATTTGGTCAGAGCGAAAGGACTCGAACCTTCGACCTTTCCATTTTATGCCCGAAGGCAGGTACCGTTAGCTTGTGGCTTACTGGTTCATTCGAGCTGGGGAGGACAGGGAAATCAGCTGTCCGTGCACGACTGTTCCCGAGCTCTGGTAGAATCTTTGAAGTTTGGATCAAGAGATTCTAAATGGGGGTGTCCGTTTTATGGATTCACTGAACGGACGGCAAAGTCCCCGTTCAGGTGGATGCTACCACGGAATTGGCGGGGTTGAAACGAGTGTCCCTTGACTGTTCGGACTTGGTAGATAGGAGCGACCAGTTCGATTGATGGGAGGAATAAGCCTCGTTGAGCCGGTGGGCGTTGCGGAGGGCGAGTGCAAGGTTCTGGCGTCGCGTGAGCTGCGGCAAGGGATAGGGAGTTGTCGCGCCTCGCTCGCGTTTATAGGGTAGTATTCGGTTTCGCCTCTCTGTCAGGCCTTTTCGTAGTGGAATCCTCGGATACCTTGGGTACGGTGGAGAATGCTGGTTGCCGTAGCTTTGTTGGTTAATCTTTGATCGTTAGCCGGTTGGGAAGGATTGAGAGTTCTCTTGCTCCTTCTTCATTCGCTTGGCCTCCTTCTTTTCCTTGGCGGTCTTTTGCGGAGCCTTTTTGCTCTCTCTCTTGTTGTCTTTGGATTTTGGCATATTCGATTGGGCTTAATGTAGTTGAATATAGGATACTGAAATATCGGGTTCGGTTGATTCGTCGGTGGATCGAGTGGCGTGACTGTTGAAGGAGTCACTGAGGGCCTGGGGCACCGGTGGAGTCGGCCGTTTTTTCTGCGGGCTCTTTATCGACTTTCAGCGTCGAGGAGTTTCCCCGGAATCGCGATGACAAGCGTTTGATGCGGTCGCTAAGGTAGTGTAGCGCTGACGTTGCAAGGTTTGGTTGCTTTTGTTTTGTGTCGTTGCTTGTGCTTTTCGTTTCTCGGGTCTGCATGGCGAAAGAGTTTTAGGAAGGTACTGTCGACCATCTAGGAGACGGACTGTGTTTACTTGTCCGGGTATGATACGCTGTTTGCGAAGCGGCGCCTATGGGGTACAACCCGCTGTCTGGGAGTTCTGGTCGAGAGGGTGGGTAAGACTCCATAGGCGGGAGCGAGGTATTCGGATAGAATATCTCGGAATGGATAGAAACGTAGACCATCAAACGGCTCCCGATCTTCGTGAACCGGCAAAAGATCCCCATGCCTGGAAACGTGTGGTGGCCAAGTTTCAGCGGCCTGCGCCTTTGCGGGCGAATTGGCAGCTGGCCAATACGCTGACGCCATATGCGGCGCTTTGGCTGCTCATGTACTTGACGCTCGGGGTATCGATTTGGCTAACGTTGGGTCTGGCCCTTATGGCAGCGGGGTTCCTGGTGCGCGTTTTCATCATCTTCCACGACTGTACGCACGGATCGTTTTTCGCGTCGAAACGTGCCAATTCCGTAGTGGGCTTCGCTACCGGAGTCCTTACCTTCACTCCGTTTGCCCATTGGCGTTGGGAGCATGCCCGGCACCATGCCTCCTCGGGGGACCTTGACCGGAGAGGTGTTGGCGATGTCAGCACGATGACAGTCGATGAATACGTGAGGGCGTCGATCTGGGAGCGTATCCGCTATCGAACGATGCGTAATCCGATCACGTTGTTTGTCTTCGCCCCGTTGCTGCTTTTTTTGGTCAGGCAGCGTTTTTCATCGATGGGGGCGGGCCAGCCTGAGCGGCGCTCCGTACTGTGGACGAACCTTTGCTTGTTGTCGACGGCCGTCATTTTGAGTGGGGTTTATGGCTGGCAGGCGTATCTCTTTATTCAGCTTGTGATCCTCGGGGTGAGTGGAGCGGCGGGCGTGTGGCTATTCTATGTGCAGCATCAATTTGAGGACGTTTATTGGGAACGCGGAGGCGATTGGGACTTTGTCGAAGCTGCCTTGAAGGGAAGCTCCTTCTATCGCCTGCCGAAGGTACTGCAATGGCTGTCGGGAAATATCGGATACCATCACGTTCATCATTTGAGCGCTCGCATCCCCAACTATCGGCTTGAAACCTGTCACCGTTCCGATCCGCTCTTTAGCTCGGTGAAGCCGGTGACCTTGCGGTCGAGCCTGCGCTCGTTACGCCTGCGCCTTTGGGACGAAGACGCCCAGCGTTTGGTCGGGTTTCGTGAAGTTCGAGACAGCCGCCGCACGGGAAGCTGACAAGCGCGATCAAGGAAGTGGCCCTGCCCGCGTCCTACGGTTCTTGTTCATTTGGATTCGACCCGGCTGCGGTTCAGCTGTCGAGGAGGGCCTGCAGGAGGCGGTCTAGAGGGATGGTGGCGAAGTCGATGCTTCGGGTTTCAGTGATCCCGTGGGAAACGATGGGTGGTGTTTGGTTTGGCATAGTTTAGGTTGCGAATGCGGTCTTTTATAATGGGGACCAGTGGCGGGGCGACGCTCAGCGAGCGCAAGCCGCAGCGAAGGATTTCCTCGGTATGGCGGCTTCTGCCCGCCAGCTCTCCGCAGAGGGAAAGTGGCAGGTCAGGAGCATCCGATCGTGCGATTTCCATTAAGCGGAAAATAGCTCGCTGGGAGTCCCGGAAATAGGAGTCCACGGCAGCGTTTTCGCGGTCGGCTGCGAATGTGTATTGGGTGAGGTCGTTAGTGCCGAAGCTGGCGAAATCGCAGTGGCTCGCGAATTCCTGGAGGGACAGGGCGGCGGCTGGGGTTTCGATCATGATTCCCAGTGGGGGAATTTTGCCGCTGCCAAGTTGGCGGGACAGGACGGATAAACGTTCTCGGGTGGCGGTGATATCCTCGGCAAGCGTTGCCATGGGGATGAGAATTCGGGTATCCGACTCCTTCGAGAGCCTTAGGATGGCTCGGAGCTGCGTATCCAAAAGTTCAGGATACTCGAGGAGGAGGCGAATGCCGCGCCTGCCGAGGGCGGGATTGGACTCGGCGAGGAATCCTGTAAAGGGAAGTGGTTTGTCCGCTCCGATGTCGAGGAGCCGGATGTTGACGGGCTTGCCTTCAAAAGGCGCTAGAGTGTGTTGCATCTCTTCCAGCAGTTCGTTTTCGCTGGGCGGCGCGTTCATCCCCAAGTAGGCGAGCTCGGTGCGGTAGAGGCCGACTCCGTCGGCTCCATTAACGATGGCGCGGTCGGCGTCAGCGCGCGACGCGATATTGGCGAGGACTAGAATGTTGACCCCATCGAGGGTGATGGCCGGTTTGTGCGCCTTTTGGGAGATCTTCGAGGCCGCCGCTTTTCTTCCGGAAATTTTCTTTTGGAAGGCGGCTTTGCTCTTCTCGCCGGGGTGGAGGACGACGGTTCCCGATTCGGCATCGACCAGAAGGGTATCGTTCGAATGGATACGCTGGAGGATATTGGGAATTTGAGCGATGCAGGGGAGGCCCATTTCGCGGGCGAAGAGCGCGGCGTGGGAGCTGGTTCCGCCGTACTCGAGAAGTACGGCTGCGGCGGACTGCTTTGCGAGGAAGACGGTGTCGGAGGGGAGGAGCCGCTTTGCGACCAGGATGCTGCCGGACGGTAGGTCTTCGAGCCGGTTGACCTTGATGCCGCTGAGGGCGTTGGAGAGTCGGTTGGAAAGATCCTTCATGTCGTCTCCCTTTTGACGCGAGATTTGGGACTCCATGAGCAGGAATCGCCTCTCCCAGCGCAGGAAGACGGACCGTACGGCGCTGCTGGCATTGACGAGGTTGTCTCGTATCTCCGATTGGAGCTCTTTCTTTAGCGACGGGTCGTTGACCATCATCTTGTGGGCTTCGAAGACGGCGCCGAGGCGCGAGTCCATTTCCTTCTCCACCTTGGTGGCGAGGGAGGCGAGGTCCTCGGAAATGACGTTTGTCGCTTCCTCGAGAAAACTGTATTCCTGTTCGACGTCCGAAGCAACGATGGGTGTGGGAGCGTCCAGGGACCGTAGTTCGTCGTGGTACACGAAGGCGCATCCTTCGGCAAGTCCTGTGGAAACCGGCTTGCCATTGATCGTTTGTTCTTTCCCGCGCGTGCTCATGGCTGCGGAGGAGCCGGGGAGTGGGGGGACGTCGTCGCCTTTGTGTGCGGCGTGTCGGCTTGTTCTTGCTGAGCGCTCGCGGAGTGGATGAGGATCATTTCTGCGACGTGTTCTCGGGTGAGAATTCCGACCAGCTTCTCACCGTTCATCACCGAAAAGGTTGAGCAGCGCTGTCGCGTCATCGACTCCACGGCTTCCTGCAGTGAGGCGCTCTCTTGGACTTTGGGGCTGTCAGTTAGCATGAATGCCTCGACCCGCCGATCGTGTTGCCCGGTCTTGAGGGCTCTTATGAGGTCCTTGTGAACGAGCATGCCTAGGGTCTCGCCGTTTTCGACGACGGGGAAATCCTGTTGCGAGCCAGCCAGGATTTGTTCGGCAGCTTGGTCGAGGGTGTCGCTCGGTGAAAGGGTTCTGAATTGCGATTGGGTGCCGTCGCGAACTTGGAGTCCCTTTAGGGCGAATTCCATTTCGACGATTCCGGCTTCGGCTTGGGCGCCGAGGAATACGAAGACGGCGATGAAGATGAGGATGGGGTTGTAGAAGAAGCCAACGATGCCGAAAAGGATGGCGAACGCTTGCCCGAAGTTAGCGGCGACGGCGGTGGCTCGCCGGTGGCCGATCCTCAGGGAAAGAAGCGCTCTGAGGATCCTTCCGCCGTCCATCGGGAAGGCGGGCAGCAGGTTGAAGCCCACGATGGCCAGGTTGATGGCGAGGAGCTTCCGGTAAGCGTTTCCGGCGCTTAAGCTGAAATCCGTGGCTGCGGATGCGCCTTCGGCTATGAAGATCCAAGCGAATAGAGCGATGGCGATGGCGAGGCTGGCGGCGGGGCCGGCGAGGGCGATCCAGAATTCCTGCATCGGTCGGAGGCTTGCGCTTTCCAACCGGGCGACGCCGCCGATCGGGAGCAGGGTGATGTCGCGGGTCTTGACGCCGTACTCTCGTGCCATGAGGGCGTGCGCCAGCTCGTGGATGAGGACGCAGCAGAAAACGACCACGATGAACGTGACTGTGCTCAGGGCGCTGTCGAGGCTGCCCGTTGTTCTCCACGTCACCGATCCCAAAAAGGCCAGCAAGAGGAGGAAGGTGAAGTGCAAGTAAAGGTCGATGCCAAAGATGCGACCGATTTTAAGGGACCATTTCATAAGCGGTCTTCAAGCAGTTCCTGCTTTGTCTGGAAGCGGTTCCAGGCTTTGTTCTAAGTGAGGGATATGGGCCTCGCGTACCTCGCTCCGAGAGAGCTTGGTAAGGAGTGTACGGTTTTCCCGGTCGATGCTCTCGACGAAACGGGCGGGAAGCCCGACTCGCCACTGCCTGAACCATTGCTTCGACTCGATCAGGAACTCGGTTGCCGCCCACTGCTGGATATCGAGGGCCACGGATTGGAGTTTGCCCGCCGCGCCGTCATTGGTTTCTAAGCGATAACCGGTTGCGGACTTCAAGCTGTGAAGCCCATTGCGGTGAAATGAACTGGGTGGAAGGAGTGCGGGGCCATGGGAGCGGTTTCCCTGGCCTGAGGTTTCCCAATGGCTGGGCAGGAAATGGGATGTATCAAGGTCTAGCGAAGAGGGCGGGGCGCTTGCGTTGTCACAGTCTACGGTTGGGAGGTGGGCGATCCGCTCGCGTGCGCGCTTGATCATTGTCCAGCCAGGGTGGCCAAGGAGACTTGGCTGGACGCACGGCGCCGCGACGAGTGCCAGCCTGCCGTCGAACCACGCATGTGTCTTGACGACGATGTAGCAGATTTTCCAATACGATGGATCGACGTAAAAGTCTGTAACGTAGCCGAACGCTCCGTCGGTAGCGAGGGCGGGCATGCCAAATAGCGTGTGGGAATCGCGCATCATAAGTCCTAGCTGCCGAACGGTATCAGAAAGGCGGGTCCTCTCAGTGTGCTCTACCGGAGGAGCAGAATGAGCGCGAGTATCGCGAGCAGGGTTCCGCTTGGGTAGTAGCCCCAGTCGCGGCTGTGCGACCAGCGCGGAAGGGCGCCCACAATGAGGAATAATAGGACTGCGACGAATGCGGAGTGGGTCATGGTGTTGCTAGGCCGTTTCCATTGTGAAGTCAGCTTTTACCAGTTCGATTGTACCTGAAGCGCGACGCCAGCGCTACGGGGTCTAGACCTACCACTCCCTCGTTTGATTCTCGGTTTAAAGGAGAGGGAACGCAATGCTATCAGGCGACAGGTCGTCTTATTCTGAAGGTTGTTTGCCGACTTCGTCGCGCAGATGGTCTATTTCGTTCATCAACGAGCAGACGAGTTTTACGGCAGCTGTGTTGAGCTGATAGGTCCGCTTGAGATGCCTGATGCGTTGCAGCGCTACGATAGAGCTTGGGTCGAAGCGCCAACCGTCGCGCTGAGGCTCGGACAAGGTGGAAATGAATCCGTAGCGACAGTACACGGCAATCTGAAATCGGGGCACATGGGTGATACGCACGACTTCTTCGATCGAATATGAGTCGTCCACGGAATAGATCTCGGGGATAAGGGTGATGGTTTGCGAGGGAGTTGGGTTTGATTTTCTCATAGTACGGTTTCGGTTGTTCGCTCGCTTACGGGGTGTGTGGAAGCTTCGCGAAGCTGTTTCCAAAGTGCTTCTTCACTGGAGGTGAGAGTCTTAGGTATTGAAATATCAACGACGACGATGAGGTCGCATCGGGTTTGCTTGGGACCGTTCGGTAGGCCGTGTTTGCGAACGCGATGTCGAGTTCCATTTTAGGTGGAGGCGGGTATGTTGACTTTGATGGCACTCTCCAAACTCGGGACTTTGGCTTTCAATCCGAGCATTGTGTCCCAAGGCGCTAGTTCGAGCTCGAAAAGCAGGTCTGAGCCATTGACTTGAAATTCTGGATGGGCTCCGTAGCGAATACGTGGATACAAGTAGCCAGAGAGGCCGGAACCGGAGCCGGGGCTTCCTTTGCCCGGGACGCGAATAGGGCGAGCTTGCTGTGCCCCTGCTGGTATGCGTACCTTTAAGGAGCGTGGCTCGATCTTGCCAGACAGAGGGTCCGCACGTTTCACAGAGACGTCCCGCACTGTGCCTCTTAGGACTTCGCCGAGCGTAATTGGAATTTCGCCTTCGAAATCCAAGCCTTTCCGAATGGAAGAATAGCCTTCCGCTGTATCTCCATGGCGGGTCTCGAAGCTGGGGGTGAAGTATTGCTCGAAAAAGTCGCTGAAGCCGGTACCCGAAAAATGGAATTCGGGGCGTCCGGTTTTACTCGAGGTCCCAGCCTGCCATCGCGGCTGCTGGGCGCAAAGGCGAGCGGGTTCGTTGTGTTCAGATGCTAGAGTGTCGTACTTGAAGCGTTTTGCGGAGTCGCTAAGTACTTCGTTTGCCTCGTTGATGGCGGCGAACTTATCTGCGGCGCCGTCCCTCTCCTTGGTGACGTCCGGATGGTAACGGCGGGCGAGCGCTTGGAATGCTTTCTTGATATCAGCCTGGGTCGCCGTTCGCTCGACTCCGAGTGTCTGGTAATAATCCTTGAAATCGACTGACATGGGAAGGCTCTCGATTAGTGAATCGGCCTATCGATTATAAGGTAGTTGAAACGAGAAAGCGATGGGGTGTTGCCCGCCTGTTTCCAGGTGGCTTGTTCGCTTGAGGGCGGGTTACGCCCCATACCCAGTTTGATGCCAATTGGGTAATCTATCCCCTTTGTAGTCTGCTGGGTTTTTTCGGTACAAGAGCCTTGGTTTTTCTTCCTCCATAACCTGATTGGTTAATTAACATTATGAAAACTTTCTTTATTATAAGCAGGTTCGCAATTGCGTTTGCGTTGGTTGCTTATGGGCTGAGCCGGGCGAATTCATTCGATACGATTATTACTCGATTTTTCTTTGATTTGCCGCGAGACGAGTCTTTGTTTGTTCTATGTGGGGGGATCGTAATGGCAGCGTACTCGACTTGGCGGCTAATAGCAGCTGATTAGAATAGATCGGCGTGAGCTGCGATAGTTGGGTAAGAGCATACTGATCAGGACCATTTCGCTTGCATCAGGGTTACACCCCATGGATCCGGACATGAAATAAGAGTATGTTGAGTGTCGTGCCTCAAGGTATCATTTCGAATAAACGGCCATTGGAGTCTTGTGGAATCTATTTTATATGAAAGACGAACTGATCAAGGCAGCACGTAAAATTGTTTCCGATCCCTATGTTCTGGTAAATGTTGTATCGCGGCGCGTGAAACAGTTGCGGCAAGGCAGCAAGCCAATGGTGGAGTCGTTGGAGAAGCTGGCGCTTGAGGACGTCGCCCTCCGAGAAATAATCGAAGGAAAGATCAGCTACGAGCTAAGTTCTGGAAAAGTACCGTATTGATAATACCGGTGACGAAAAGTCCTCAAATTTTGAGAGCAGGTGTGAGGAGAAATCCCATTGGGTATGTGAATAAGAAAAGCCCATTGAGGAGGGACCAATCGGTTCTACTGCAATTGGGGGGATCAATTTTTATAAAGATAAATTTATGGCATCGAAACAACTTATGTTCGACGAGGCAGCGCGTCGCAAAATACTACGCGGCGTCGAGCTGCTGACACGTTCGGTCAAGGTTACCTTAGGTCCGAAAGGGCGTAGCGTGGTGATTGATCGTTCTTACGGAACTCCCATTGTGACCAAGGATGGTGTAACCGTGGCGAAGGAGATCACGCTTTCAGATCCCTACGAGAACATGGGGGCCCAGATGGTCAAGGAGGCGGCGTCCCATACCTCGGACATCGCAGGTGATGGCACCACGACCGCGACAGTGCTGGCCGAGTCCATCTACCGGGAAGGGATCAAGCATGTTGCGGCTGGGGCAAACCCGATTTTTCTCAAGCGCGGCATCGACCGGGCGGTAGAGGCTGCCGTTCTGGAGCTCGCTCGCATTTCTAAGCCAGTGTGGACAGTTGAGGAGATTCGGCAGGTCGCGACCGTCTCCGCCAATTGGGAAAGCGGAATCGGAGAGATCATCGCAAATGCCATGAACCAGGTCGGCAAGGATGGCAGCATCACGATCGAAGAAGGCAAGTCGGTTGAGACGACGCTGGAAGTGGTCGAAGGGATGCAGTTCGATCGCGGCTACCTGTCCTCCTATTTCGTGACCAATAGTGAAACGATGGATACGGACTTGGAAGACGCCTATGTATTGCTCCACGAAAAGAAGGTGGCTCGTTTGCAAGATATCCTGCCGCTACTGCAGTCGATCTCGGAGTCGGGCAAGCCGCTCTTGGTGATCGCGGAAGACATCACCGGCGAAGCCTTGGCCACGTTGGTTGTGAACCGCTTGCGCGGCAGCTTGAATACATGCGCGGTGAGGGCTCCTGGCTTTGGGGAGCGCCGCAGGGACTTCATGGAAGATATCGCAAGCTTTACCGGCGGGCGCTTTGTCACCGAGGACCTTGGCCTGACTTTGGAAGGACTTACGCTTGAGGATTTAGGCCGGGTCAAGCGCGTCCGGGTCGATAAAGACTCTACGATTCTGTACTCGGACGGGCAGCATGCGGCAGGAATCGCCGCTCGGGTGAAGAAAATCCGCCGGCAGCTGGAGGAAACCACATCGGACTTTGATAGGGAGAATCTGCAGGCACGTCTGGCCAAGCTGGCCGGCGGGGTGGCGGTTATCTACGTGGGGGCGGCTACTGAGTTCGAAATGAAGGAGAAGAAGGCTCGTGTGGAGGATGCCTTGCATGCGACACGGGCTGCCGTAGAAGAGGGAATCGTGCCGGGCGGGGGAGTGGCGTTGCTGCGTTGCCGCGCGGCAGTGGAGGCCTTGAGGTATTCAGGGGACGAGCAGCTCGGGATAGAGATCGTGCGCCGTGCCTTGTCCTCGCCCATTCAAGCGCTGTGCGAGAATGCCGGCGTTGAAGGATCCGTGGTCGTAGTGGAGGTCGCAAGGGCAGTAGGGAACAATGGATACAACGTAGCGACTGGAGCTTATGAAGACTTGTTGCTCAGCGGTGTCGTCGATCCCACGAAAGTGACGCGAGTCGCGTTGCAGAATGCGGCTTCGATTGCTGGGCTATTGCTGACTACCGAGTGCATGATCGTGGATTTCGAGGAAACGAAGCATGCCGCCCAAAGGCGTGGGTCTGCAGGAGCCTTGAGCTGAGTCGCGGCGTGGTCCATGGCGCCCGTGCTGCAGGGTTTGTTCTCGAACTGGCGAGCGAGTTCGAGCTATTCGTTGCTGCGGTGCAGAGGCCATTGCGTCTTAAAACGCGAGCTCGCAGTAGGGTGCGGCACTCGTACCGTCCCGCAGAGTATATATCAATCCATCGCGGGACGGGGCGAGCGCCGCGCCCTACGTTAGGTGTAACCTAGCAGATTACGACTAAGGCGCGGCCTTTCTGACCGCGCCTTAGAAGCGAGTTTGCGCATTAGATCTGAACGGTGTTTCGTTCGTTTCTTGCGCTTGATATTCTTTGGTCCGTGCCAGTCGGTATGGACTAGGTCTCGTTCTTTGGTTGAATTGCGTCGCTTAGCCATTGGCGCGACTCGTCGACGTTATGTTTGAGGGCGTCGTAGGCCTTTTGCGAGTCGGCTTTCATGCCATCCCAGGTAGTGGGGGTGGCATCGGCGATGGCTGCGATCTGTTTTTTCAGCGAGGTCGCCCGTTCCTTCAGCTCCGCGAGCTTAGGCTGCCCCGCAGCCTTTACAGAATCGGAGGCGTTTTTCATCTTTGCTTCGAGGGATTGTATTTCGGATTCAATGACAACGAGCTGCTTGCTCATCGCTTCGGAGAAAGCCTGCTTTTGCTCGAACGAGAATGCCTTCATTTTGGATAAGGAAGTGTCAATAGACGCTTCCGTTTTTACGACCGGGTCTTTGGCCGTCTTCTCTGCCGCCATGGATTTTTCTGATGGTTGCGAGCATCCAGCGGCTAGAATCCCGATAATGAGTGAGGTTGAAAGAATTATAGTTTTCATAGTGATTTTGTGTTTGTTGCCTCTCCCACCACCGAGCGAATTGCGCGAGAGTGGAGAGGAGGGACATTTTTGATAAAAGTAGAGAAGCGAATTACTCGTTACCGAGCAGTATCAGCTACCGATGAGGAGGATTCCATTTCCATACCGAGATTGCGGAAGTCCGCAGAGAGGTTCGTGAGCGAATCGCGAATGCGGGCACCCTCGCGAGTTGACTTTTTCAGGACGCCTTCGACGGATTTCAGACCCTTTTCCGTGAGGTCGGTGCCTAGGGCGGTGCGGATGTCGGTAAGGTCCGACATGAAGGGGGTAAGCGATTTGTTGAGCGAAACATATTTTTCGCTCAGGGCGCTGAACTTTTTGGATACAAGTGTCTTGCGATCACGACTGTCTGTTGCGATCTCATAGTTCTGAATCTTGGCAAGCTCGCCCTCCCAGTTGAGAAAATAGGCGTCTCCAAGTAGCTGCATGTCCTGAGCCCTTGAATTTATCGTTCCAATAGAAGACCCTAGGTTGGCCAATGCGGATCTGTAGCTTTGATATTGGTCGATCAGGTTTTGGTTTGGAGTTTTCACGAGGTTGTCGAGAGCCACCAAGACGGCATCAAGGGGCGGTATGCTATCGTCGATGCTTTGCGCGGTTTCGCGTAGTGAGGACGAAGTGTCTTGGGCTTTTTTGTAGCCTAGGGTAGAGCAACCGATTAGCAGGGCAGCAACAGCTGCGAGCAGGATAAGTGATGTATGTGTTTTCATATTTTATTTTGGTTGGTAACCGAAC
Proteins encoded in this window:
- the groL gene encoding chaperonin GroEL (60 kDa chaperone family; promotes refolding of misfolded polypeptides especially under stressful conditions; forms two stacked rings of heptamers to form a barrel-shaped 14mer; ends can be capped by GroES; misfolded proteins enter the barrel where they are refolded when GroES binds), translated to MASKQLMFDEAARRKILRGVELLTRSVKVTLGPKGRSVVIDRSYGTPIVTKDGVTVAKEITLSDPYENMGAQMVKEAASHTSDIAGDGTTTATVLAESIYREGIKHVAAGANPIFLKRGIDRAVEAAVLELARISKPVWTVEEIRQVATVSANWESGIGEIIANAMNQVGKDGSITIEEGKSVETTLEVVEGMQFDRGYLSSYFVTNSETMDTDLEDAYVLLHEKKVARLQDILPLLQSISESGKPLLVIAEDITGEALATLVVNRLRGSLNTCAVRAPGFGERRRDFMEDIASFTGGRFVTEDLGLTLEGLTLEDLGRVKRVRVDKDSTILYSDGQHAAGIAARVKKIRRQLEETTSDFDRENLQARLAKLAGGVAVIYVGAATEFEMKEKKARVEDALHATRAAVEEGIVPGGGVALLRCRAAVEALRYSGDEQLGIEIVRRALSSPIQALCENAGVEGSVVVVEVARAVGNNGYNVATGAYEDLLLSGVVDPTKVTRVALQNAASIAGLLLTTECMIVDFEETKHAAQRRGSAGALS
- a CDS encoding DUF2959 family protein, producing the protein MKTHTSLILLAAVAALLIGCSTLGYKKAQDTSSSLRETAQSIDDSIPPLDAVLVALDNLVKTPNQNLIDQYQSYRSALANLGSSIGTINSRAQDMQLLGDAYFLNWEGELAKIQNYEIATDSRDRKTLVSKKFSALSEKYVSLNKSLTPFMSDLTDIRTALGTDLTEKGLKSVEGVLKKSTREGARIRDSLTNLSADFRNLGMEMESSSSVADTAR